Proteins encoded by one window of Candidatus Melainabacteria bacterium:
- the cadA gene encoding cadmium-translocating P-type ATPase: MENKSHGGKSCCGGAGKHNAAPSAVALPVHDGLPRAVDKVCGMSVKVTDQAHQLTYNGQQFYFCCAGCRRKFNLAPERYLSGTPRKRAKAKQAASYTCPMHPEVVSAKAGDCPDCGMPLEPTVVGATIDDSEELETSKRLRLSALFTVPLVLLSMSAMFATHGQSMSGASHLVSCWLQFALALPIVGYAAQPFFKRGWQSVLSRKFNMFTLLALGIAIPFVSSLISLIAVTFFAQGSTAEHMVYFESAGVITTLAWLGQLLESRARTRSTSAVRELVALLPADACVLLADGSEERVPVSDLLDRCRVRVRPGERIPADGMIVEGETLIDESAITGESLPVQRVSGDGVRAGALNQTGTFVMDTREVGEETLLARVIELVGAAQRTRVPIQTLADRVSAVFVPLVALVAVASFCYWLAVGAGLTAALTFATAVFVIACPCALGLATPMSIVVALGRSAQAGVLFKEAAAAQLLGGADTVVIDKTGTLTEGKPVLTRLAALSPSGSAPAASMDEAELLRLVASLSAVSEHPLSKAVVQAASKRGIALARVENFEAQPGGGMVGAVDGRRVAVGNQRYLNGLGLAVSSAGAGTHSLVAVDGAPAGVLEFSDQLKSSAPHVVRELQRSGLRVVLASGDNSQSVEAVARALGIEEMHAQMTPQDKAALVLSLKDAGGKVVMVGDGINDAPALATADVGVAMSDGTDIAVSAADVVLLKGDLTGLLNGRKVSQAMVRNIRQNLTLAFAYNALSVPLAAGFLVSTVGFVLDPMVAALAMSFSSVAVIANALRLRNISL; this comes from the coding sequence ATGGAAAACAAATCTCACGGCGGGAAGTCATGCTGTGGTGGTGCTGGCAAGCACAATGCTGCACCATCAGCGGTGGCGCTTCCCGTGCACGACGGTCTACCCCGAGCGGTGGATAAGGTCTGCGGTATGTCGGTTAAGGTCACCGACCAGGCTCATCAGCTCACCTATAACGGGCAGCAGTTCTACTTCTGCTGCGCCGGTTGCAGGCGCAAGTTCAACCTGGCGCCGGAGCGATATCTGAGCGGCACGCCGCGCAAGCGTGCCAAAGCGAAGCAGGCAGCTTCTTACACCTGCCCGATGCACCCCGAGGTTGTTTCGGCTAAGGCGGGTGATTGTCCCGATTGCGGCATGCCACTGGAACCGACTGTAGTCGGCGCCACAATCGATGATTCGGAAGAGCTCGAAACAAGCAAACGCTTGCGTTTGAGCGCCCTTTTCACTGTGCCTCTGGTTTTGCTCTCCATGAGTGCCATGTTTGCCACGCACGGCCAGTCTATGAGTGGTGCATCGCATCTGGTGTCATGTTGGCTGCAGTTTGCTCTCGCTTTGCCGATCGTCGGTTATGCTGCTCAACCGTTCTTCAAGCGGGGCTGGCAGTCGGTGCTGTCGCGCAAGTTCAACATGTTCACGCTGCTGGCACTGGGCATCGCCATTCCTTTCGTCAGCAGTTTGATCTCTTTGATCGCGGTTACTTTCTTCGCACAGGGCAGCACTGCAGAGCACATGGTCTACTTCGAGTCGGCTGGTGTGATAACGACGCTGGCCTGGCTTGGGCAGTTGCTGGAGTCGCGTGCTCGCACTCGCAGCACGAGCGCCGTGCGAGAGCTGGTTGCTCTGCTCCCTGCTGACGCCTGCGTGTTGCTTGCCGATGGCAGTGAAGAGCGGGTACCGGTCTCGGATCTTCTCGATCGCTGTCGGGTGCGTGTGCGTCCGGGTGAGCGTATTCCGGCCGATGGCATGATCGTGGAAGGCGAGACGCTGATCGACGAGTCGGCTATCACCGGCGAATCGCTGCCCGTGCAGCGTGTCTCGGGCGATGGTGTGAGAGCCGGTGCTCTCAACCAGACCGGCACCTTCGTCATGGATACCCGTGAAGTCGGTGAAGAGACGCTTCTGGCTCGAGTGATCGAGCTTGTCGGTGCAGCTCAGCGCACTCGCGTGCCGATTCAGACGCTGGCCGATAGGGTCTCGGCTGTCTTCGTTCCGCTTGTTGCTCTGGTTGCGGTGGCCAGCTTCTGCTACTGGCTTGCAGTCGGTGCTGGTCTGACGGCAGCGCTTACTTTCGCTACTGCCGTCTTCGTGATCGCCTGCCCCTGCGCACTTGGTCTGGCTACGCCGATGTCTATCGTCGTTGCTCTTGGCCGTTCGGCGCAGGCCGGGGTGCTTTTCAAAGAAGCGGCGGCAGCCCAGTTGCTTGGTGGTGCCGATACAGTCGTCATCGACAAGACCGGCACCCTCACCGAAGGCAAGCCTGTTCTGACGCGTCTGGCAGCCTTGTCGCCGTCAGGCAGTGCACCTGCTGCGTCCATGGACGAGGCGGAACTGTTGCGGCTTGTCGCCAGTCTCTCTGCTGTGAGCGAGCATCCGCTCAGCAAGGCGGTCGTACAGGCTGCTTCCAAAAGAGGTATCGCTCTGGCTCGGGTCGAGAACTTCGAGGCACAGCCAGGTGGTGGCATGGTCGGAGCCGTCGACGGACGGCGGGTCGCTGTCGGCAATCAGCGCTATTTGAACGGACTCGGACTGGCAGTCTCATCTGCTGGTGCTGGTACGCACAGTCTCGTTGCAGTGGACGGTGCGCCAGCCGGGGTGCTCGAGTTCTCTGACCAGCTCAAGTCGTCTGCACCGCACGTGGTGCGCGAGTTGCAGCGGTCCGGGCTGCGCGTCGTGCTTGCCAGCGGCGACAATTCGCAGTCTGTCGAGGCGGTGGCTCGTGCTCTGGGCATCGAGGAGATGCACGCGCAGATGACGCCGCAAGACAAAGCGGCTCTGGTGCTCAGTCTCAAGGATGCCGGCGGCAAGGTCGTCATGGTCGGTGATGGCATCAACGATGCGCCGGCTCTGGCCACGGCAGACGTCGGCGTTGCCATGTCTGACGGTACTGATATCGCTGTCAGCGCCGCTGACGTGGTTCTGCTCAAGGGTGACCTGACCGGGCTGCTCAACGGTCGCAAGGTGAGCCAGGCTATGGTCAGGAATATTCGCCAGAACCTTACTCTCGCCTTTGCATATAACGCGCTTTCCGTGCCGCTCGCGGCCGGATTCCTGGTCTCTACTGTCGGCTTCGTTCTGGATCCGATGGTGGCAGCCCTGGCGATGTCTTTCAGCTCCGTGGCTGTGATTGCAAACGCCTTGCGCCTGCGCAACATCAGTCTCTGA
- a CDS encoding AAA family ATPase, which translates to MTITTLVIAAIAFVAFNGLSCFNTKFRDRFFGTLWRTRYIFAFVAAVYFLLPAIIGPSASHSILSMLPSIILQFVMAIVFVGFQFGMMFWMMGNANKPEVYLPGDAPTKEWSDWIGSEGVKKELQKAVESLRRWELYEKNGTKPLNGMLLYGPPGTGKSLAAKVVASQAGLPVVIASAASLNGPFMGMGMLLVRGLSRRVKKLARKYGGCVVFLDEIDAIGATRSGLGGGMGMPMGGMGGFMGGGMGGNGTLQSLLTVMSGAEGGETFLLKLRKRWGLAKRDKKHTWRILWMAATNVALETLDPALIRSGRFGSKKLAVNAPNDDNRRALFNLYLRKKNVADDLDFDQLVQLSRGMTGADIEEVCEAAMRTIIFEGSDRPLAFADMFAEIRLHKNGVPRSVPLHEKERYPIAVHEAGHGTAVVLYPPAGMLCSGATLTPTEDFLGAVMFERVEELSLMMKEDCYRRVLIAVASRAAEKVVLNDASAGVSSDLNQAMSMALAMVEHYGMGDRLTSAAAIGGGHSPRAVEQAEDIVNATYEVAERLIDSNQNAVKALADSLVAEVNLTGPQVIDLVMQHAQIPFESVAAEVEGVVARLKQERKTRHQSTDVAPKAGDTSEVS; encoded by the coding sequence GTGACTATCACAACTCTCGTCATCGCAGCCATCGCCTTCGTTGCTTTCAACGGGCTGAGCTGCTTCAACACCAAGTTCCGTGACCGGTTCTTCGGCACGCTCTGGCGCACGCGCTACATCTTCGCGTTCGTGGCCGCCGTCTACTTCCTGCTGCCCGCGATCATCGGTCCGAGTGCCTCGCACTCCATCCTGTCGATGCTGCCTTCGATCATCCTGCAGTTCGTCATGGCCATCGTCTTCGTCGGCTTCCAGTTCGGCATGATGTTCTGGATGATGGGCAACGCCAACAAGCCCGAGGTCTACCTGCCCGGTGACGCACCGACCAAGGAGTGGTCCGACTGGATCGGCTCGGAGGGCGTCAAGAAGGAGCTCCAGAAGGCGGTCGAGTCGCTGCGCCGCTGGGAGCTCTACGAGAAGAACGGCACCAAGCCGCTGAACGGCATGCTCCTCTACGGCCCTCCCGGCACCGGCAAGTCGCTCGCTGCCAAGGTCGTCGCCAGCCAGGCTGGTCTGCCTGTCGTGATCGCGTCGGCTGCCTCGCTCAACGGTCCGTTCATGGGCATGGGCATGCTGCTCGTGCGCGGGCTGTCGCGCCGCGTCAAGAAGCTGGCTCGCAAGTACGGCGGCTGCGTCGTCTTCCTCGACGAGATCGACGCCATCGGCGCCACGCGTAGTGGCCTCGGTGGTGGCATGGGTATGCCCATGGGCGGCATGGGTGGTTTCATGGGCGGTGGCATGGGCGGCAACGGCACGCTCCAGTCGCTGCTCACCGTCATGTCTGGCGCTGAGGGCGGCGAGACCTTCCTGCTCAAGCTGCGCAAGCGCTGGGGTCTGGCCAAGCGTGACAAGAAGCACACCTGGCGCATCCTCTGGATGGCTGCCACCAACGTCGCGCTCGAGACCCTCGACCCGGCTTTGATCCGCTCCGGTCGTTTCGGCTCCAAGAAGCTCGCAGTCAACGCCCCCAACGACGACAACCGCCGTGCCCTGTTCAACCTCTACCTGCGCAAGAAGAACGTCGCCGACGACCTCGATTTCGACCAGCTCGTGCAGCTCTCGCGCGGCATGACCGGTGCTGACATCGAGGAGGTCTGCGAGGCGGCCATGCGCACGATCATCTTCGAGGGCAGCGATCGACCGCTGGCCTTCGCCGACATGTTCGCCGAGATCCGCCTGCACAAGAACGGCGTGCCGCGCTCGGTGCCCCTGCACGAGAAGGAGCGCTACCCGATCGCCGTGCACGAGGCCGGTCACGGTACCGCTGTCGTGCTCTACCCGCCCGCCGGCATGCTCTGCTCCGGCGCGACCCTGACGCCGACCGAGGACTTCCTCGGTGCAGTCATGTTCGAGCGCGTCGAGGAGCTCTCCCTGATGATGAAGGAGGACTGCTACCGGCGTGTCCTCATCGCCGTCGCCTCGCGTGCGGCCGAGAAGGTTGTGCTCAACGACGCTTCGGCTGGTGTGTCGAGCGACCTCAACCAGGCCATGAGCATGGCTCTGGCCATGGTCGAGCACTACGGCATGGGTGACCGGCTCACCTCGGCTGCCGCCATCGGTGGTGGCCACTCGCCGCGTGCCGTCGAGCAAGCCGAGGACATCGTCAACGCCACCTACGAGGTGGCCGAGCGCCTTATCGACTCCAACCAGAATGCCGTCAAGGCGCTCGCCGACTCGCTCGTGGCCGAGGTCAACCTGACCGGCCCGCAGGTCATCGACCTGGTCATGCAGCACGCCCAGATCCCCTTCGAGTCGGTGGCTGCCGAGGTCGAGGGTGTGGTGGCGCGCCTCAAGCAGGAGCGCAAGACCAGGCACCAGTCCACCGACGTCGCGCCGAAGGCTGGCGACACGTCCGAGGTTTCGTAA
- a CDS encoding MoxR family ATPase, translating to MNTHKIRALRNELDKVVAGYPDVKEMILVCLLADGHVLLEAVPGTAKTTLANTLQAAIENAVSARIQMTPDLKPTDIVGVEIFDQKSGEFVKRPGPMVGTHILLADEINRTTPKTLSATLQAMQERKVTVGDRTYSLEDLFIMIATMNPVEQEGTYPVPEATLDRFAMKLNMQYVSREDELKMLANTAVHGRSAQSGVAQVISVEELLAMRGAVKQLAAAASVPVLGYIVDLARATRPTDQWFDRVHGDDADELREQIAFGASPRCEIWTLHAAAALAFIEGARFIEPRHVQAVFPHVARHRVLLTDAAVYNGVTTDGVIARVLERVKVIARATS from the coding sequence GTGAATACTCACAAGATTCGCGCGCTCCGCAACGAGCTCGACAAGGTCGTCGCGGGTTATCCCGACGTGAAGGAGATGATTCTCGTCTGCCTTCTCGCTGACGGTCACGTTCTGCTCGAGGCGGTGCCCGGAACGGCCAAGACCACGCTTGCCAACACGCTGCAGGCGGCGATCGAGAACGCTGTTTCGGCGCGCATCCAGATGACCCCTGATCTGAAGCCGACCGACATCGTCGGCGTCGAGATCTTCGACCAGAAGTCGGGCGAGTTCGTGAAGCGCCCCGGTCCCATGGTGGGCACGCACATCCTGCTCGCCGACGAGATCAACCGCACCACCCCCAAGACGCTCTCTGCCACGCTGCAGGCGATGCAGGAGCGCAAGGTGACTGTCGGTGATCGCACCTACTCGCTCGAGGACCTCTTCATCATGATCGCCACGATGAACCCGGTCGAGCAGGAAGGCACCTACCCGGTGCCCGAGGCGACCCTGGACCGCTTCGCCATGAAGCTGAACATGCAGTACGTCTCGCGCGAGGACGAGCTCAAGATGCTGGCCAACACGGCTGTGCATGGGCGTTCCGCTCAGTCTGGCGTGGCTCAGGTGATCTCGGTGGAGGAGCTGCTTGCCATGCGCGGCGCCGTCAAGCAGCTCGCTGCTGCGGCTTCCGTGCCCGTGCTCGGCTACATCGTCGACCTGGCTCGAGCCACCCGCCCGACCGACCAGTGGTTCGACCGTGTGCACGGAGATGACGCTGACGAGCTGCGCGAGCAGATCGCCTTTGGCGCATCGCCCCGTTGCGAGATCTGGACGCTGCATGCAGCTGCCGCTCTCGCCTTCATCGAGGGCGCCCGCTTCATCGAGCCCCGCCACGTGCAGGCGGTTTTCCCGCACGTGGCCAGGCACCGCGTCCTGCTCACCGACGCAGCGGTCTACAACGGTGTCACCACCGATGGTGTGATCGCCCGCGTCCTCGAGCGCGTCAAGGTGATCGCCCGCGCCACCAGCTGA
- a CDS encoding DUF58 domain-containing protein translates to MKQETREVIQAIMKRVVTTPIPVRWRSAEIMPTGGDRRSFARGSNGHDIQARVEYEPGDDPRDIDWAATAQTGGQTMYITQYMEPRDLKVFILADVSPTMDFGTHRTTKRILTGELVGSVIKSAAKTHDRVRFLAYNEHDLVVSQRLMPAQTALFPAVASLIEADGSRGEEGSGLLKALSALPRQRSLVFIFSDFLNLNEPEKRALKRAALAHDIVCVLVNDLRELVLPDGWGLYSFSDLRSGRRRSIWLTEKRRKQFAASSQSRKDELFAFFKEAHCESAAFHTAEGREALTRVMRLFGGHRK, encoded by the coding sequence ATGAAGCAGGAGACTCGTGAGGTGATCCAGGCGATCATGAAGCGAGTCGTCACCACTCCGATTCCCGTCCGCTGGCGATCTGCAGAGATCATGCCCACGGGCGGGGATCGGAGGAGCTTTGCGCGCGGCTCGAACGGACACGACATTCAAGCTCGTGTCGAATACGAGCCCGGAGACGACCCGCGCGATATCGACTGGGCTGCCACTGCGCAGACCGGAGGTCAGACCATGTACATCACACAGTACATGGAACCGCGCGACCTCAAGGTTTTCATCCTGGCGGATGTGAGTCCGACCATGGATTTCGGCACACACCGCACCACCAAGCGCATCCTCACAGGTGAACTGGTTGGTTCGGTGATCAAGTCTGCCGCCAAGACGCACGACCGCGTCAGATTCCTGGCCTACAACGAGCACGACCTCGTCGTCAGCCAGCGCCTGATGCCGGCTCAGACAGCTCTTTTCCCTGCCGTCGCCAGCTTGATCGAAGCAGACGGCAGCCGGGGCGAAGAGGGCAGCGGCTTGCTGAAAGCGCTGTCGGCACTGCCAAGACAGCGTTCGCTCGTCTTCATCTTCTCCGACTTCCTCAACCTCAACGAGCCCGAGAAGCGCGCTCTCAAGCGTGCCGCCCTCGCTCACGACATCGTCTGCGTGCTCGTCAACGACCTGCGCGAGCTCGTACTGCCTGACGGCTGGGGACTCTATTCGTTCAGTGACCTGCGCTCAGGCAGACGCCGTTCAATCTGGCTGACTGAAAAGAGACGCAAGCAATTCGCCGCAAGCAGCCAGAGCCGGAAGGACGAACTCTTCGCCTTCTTCAAGGAAGCGCATTGCGAAAGCGCCGCCTTCCACAC